One genomic window of Corynebacterium pseudotuberculosis includes the following:
- a CDS encoding DNA-directed RNA polymerase subunit beta', with the protein MIDVNFFDELRIGLATADDIRRWSKGEVKKPETINYRTLKPEKDGLFCERIFGPTRDWECACGKYKRVRYKGIICERCGVEVTKSKVRRERMGHIELAAPVTHIWYFKGVPSRLGYLLDLAPKDLERIIYFAANIITGVDEEARHSDQTTLEAEMLLEKKDVEADAESEIAERAQKLEEDLAELEAAGAKADARNKVQKAADKEMQHIRERAEREIDRLEEIWQTFIKLAPKQMIIDETIYEELVDRYEDYFTGGMGAEAIQTLIRNFDLDAEAEELREIINNGKGQKKMRALKRLKVVAAFQRSGNDPAGMVLDCIPVIPPELRPMVQLDGGRFATSDLNDLYRRVINRNNRLKRMIDLGAPEIIVNNEKRMLQESVDALFDNGRRGRPVTGPGNRPLKSLSDLLKGKQGRFRQNLLGKRVDYSGRSVIIVGPQLKLHECGLPKLMALELFKPFVMKRLVENDYAQNIKSAKRMVERQRPEVWDVLEEAISEHPVMLNRAPTLHRLGIQAFEPKLVEGKAIQLHPLACEAFNADFDGDQMAVHLPLSAEAQAEARILMLASNNILSPASGKPLAMPRLDMVTGLYYLTMDKTEGEIGGQGAYQPATEDGPATGVYSSYAEALMARDRGVLGLQAKIRVRISHLRPPVEVEAEQFPEGWEQGQTWLADTTLGRIMFNELLPWNYPYLEGVMVRKGGGSNKILLGDVINDLAATYPMITVAQTMDKMKDAGFYWATRSGVTITMSDVLVLPNKEEILDRYEAEAAKIERKYWEQGALTERERYDRLVELWKEATDEVGNAVEKLYPDDNPIPMIVKSGAAGNMRQIWTLAGMKGMVVNSKGDYITRPIKTSFREGLSVLEYFNNSHGSRKGLADTALRTADSGYLTRRLVDVAQDVIVREDDCGTKQGIRVPVAVEVKDAQGNVTGYTGHSLIETSVAGRVASVDIKDSEGNVLVPAGENLTDQLIEKLIAAGVAEVKVRSVLTCQTPTGVCAKCYGKSMATGKLVDIGEAVGIVAAQSIGEPGTQLTMRTFHQGGVGGDITGGLPRVQELFEARVPKNRAPIASVAGTVHLEDEGNFYTLTINPDDGSDVVVYEKLSKRQGLATVRVPMESNPGAMIERTLSEGDHVNVGDRLLRGPADPHDVLEVLGRRGVEQHLVDEVQDVYRAQGVAIHDKHIEIIIRQMLRRGTVIESGATEFLPGTLVDLSEAKAANAEAIAAGGHPAELRSEIMGITKASLATESWLSAASFQETTRVLTDAAINKRSDKLIGLKENVIIGKLIPAGTGISRYRNISVKPTEAARNAAYSIPTYGDSIYGDDSYGEFTGASVPLDEAYDL; encoded by the coding sequence GTGATCGACGTCAACTTCTTCGACGAGCTCCGCATCGGCCTGGCTACTGCCGACGACATTCGTCGTTGGTCCAAAGGCGAGGTCAAAAAGCCGGAGACCATCAACTACCGCACCCTGAAGCCGGAGAAGGACGGCCTCTTCTGCGAGCGAATTTTCGGCCCAACCCGCGACTGGGAGTGCGCTTGCGGTAAGTACAAGCGTGTCCGTTACAAGGGCATCATCTGTGAGCGCTGTGGCGTTGAGGTGACCAAGTCCAAGGTTCGCCGTGAACGCATGGGCCACATCGAACTGGCTGCGCCCGTCACCCACATTTGGTACTTCAAGGGTGTCCCGTCTCGTCTCGGTTACCTTTTGGACCTGGCTCCAAAGGATCTCGAGCGCATCATTTACTTCGCAGCCAACATCATCACTGGTGTTGACGAGGAAGCTCGCCACAGCGACCAGACCACTCTTGAGGCAGAAATGCTTTTGGAGAAGAAAGACGTTGAGGCTGACGCAGAGTCTGAGATCGCAGAGCGCGCTCAGAAGCTGGAAGAGGACCTTGCCGAGCTGGAAGCCGCAGGCGCTAAGGCCGATGCCCGCAACAAGGTGCAAAAGGCTGCAGATAAAGAGATGCAGCACATCCGCGAGCGGGCTGAGCGCGAGATCGATCGTCTTGAGGAGATCTGGCAGACCTTTATCAAGCTTGCTCCTAAGCAGATGATCATTGATGAGACCATCTATGAAGAGCTCGTGGATCGTTACGAGGATTACTTCACCGGTGGTATGGGCGCGGAGGCCATCCAAACCCTTATCCGCAACTTTGACCTCGATGCTGAGGCAGAGGAACTGCGCGAGATCATCAACAATGGCAAAGGCCAGAAGAAGATGCGTGCCCTCAAGCGACTCAAGGTTGTTGCTGCATTCCAGCGCTCGGGCAATGACCCAGCTGGTATGGTGCTCGACTGCATCCCGGTGATCCCACCGGAGCTGCGTCCGATGGTTCAGCTCGATGGTGGCCGTTTTGCTACCTCCGACCTGAACGATCTCTACCGTCGCGTGATTAACCGCAACAACCGCCTCAAGCGCATGATCGACCTCGGTGCTCCCGAGATCATCGTGAACAACGAGAAGCGTATGTTGCAGGAGTCCGTCGACGCGCTCTTTGATAATGGTCGCCGTGGTCGTCCGGTCACCGGTCCTGGCAACCGTCCGCTGAAGTCCTTGAGCGATTTGCTTAAGGGCAAGCAGGGTCGTTTCCGTCAGAACTTGCTGGGTAAGCGTGTCGACTACTCTGGTCGTTCCGTTATTATCGTCGGTCCACAGCTGAAGCTGCATGAGTGCGGTCTTCCAAAGCTCATGGCTCTTGAGCTCTTCAAGCCGTTTGTTATGAAGCGCCTTGTGGAAAACGATTACGCGCAGAACATCAAGTCGGCTAAGCGCATGGTTGAGCGTCAGCGCCCTGAGGTGTGGGACGTTCTAGAAGAGGCAATTTCTGAGCATCCTGTGATGCTTAACCGTGCACCTACCCTGCACCGCCTAGGCATCCAGGCCTTCGAGCCTAAGCTCGTTGAGGGTAAAGCTATCCAGCTGCACCCACTCGCGTGTGAGGCCTTCAACGCTGACTTCGACGGTGACCAGATGGCTGTGCACTTGCCGCTATCTGCTGAAGCACAGGCCGAGGCGCGCATCCTCATGCTTGCCTCCAACAACATTCTCTCCCCGGCATCCGGTAAGCCACTTGCCATGCCGCGTCTGGACATGGTGACTGGTCTTTATTACCTCACCATGGACAAGACTGAGGGTGAAATTGGTGGTCAGGGTGCATACCAGCCTGCTACTGAGGATGGTCCAGCAACGGGTGTGTACTCCTCCTACGCTGAGGCACTTATGGCTCGCGACCGTGGCGTTCTTGGCCTGCAGGCCAAGATCCGGGTACGCATTAGCCATCTGCGTCCGCCGGTAGAGGTTGAGGCAGAGCAGTTCCCAGAGGGTTGGGAGCAGGGACAAACCTGGTTGGCTGATACCACTCTTGGCCGCATCATGTTCAACGAGCTCTTGCCGTGGAACTACCCGTACCTTGAGGGCGTTATGGTCCGTAAGGGTGGAGGATCGAACAAGATTCTCTTGGGCGACGTGATTAATGATCTCGCTGCGACCTATCCAATGATTACTGTTGCTCAGACGATGGACAAGATGAAGGACGCCGGTTTCTACTGGGCAACCCGAAGCGGCGTGACCATCACTATGTCTGACGTGCTCGTTCTTCCTAATAAGGAAGAAATTCTTGACCGCTATGAGGCCGAGGCTGCAAAGATCGAGCGGAAGTACTGGGAGCAGGGTGCTCTGACAGAGCGCGAGCGCTACGACCGTCTGGTCGAGCTTTGGAAGGAGGCTACCGACGAGGTCGGTAATGCCGTCGAGAAGCTCTATCCGGATGACAACCCGATTCCTATGATCGTGAAGTCCGGTGCTGCCGGTAACATGCGTCAGATCTGGACGCTGGCTGGCATGAAGGGCATGGTTGTGAACTCAAAGGGTGATTACATCACCCGACCGATTAAGACCTCCTTCCGTGAAGGCCTGTCGGTTCTTGAGTACTTCAACAACTCTCACGGTTCGCGTAAGGGCCTCGCCGATACCGCTCTGCGTACCGCCGACTCGGGTTACCTCACTCGTCGTCTGGTGGACGTTGCGCAGGATGTTATCGTCCGCGAGGATGACTGCGGCACCAAGCAGGGCATTCGTGTCCCAGTGGCCGTTGAGGTTAAGGATGCTCAGGGCAACGTCACCGGTTACACCGGACACAGCCTCATCGAGACCTCTGTTGCTGGCCGCGTGGCTTCCGTTGACATCAAGGATTCCGAGGGCAACGTTCTGGTACCAGCTGGTGAAAACCTCACCGATCAGCTCATCGAGAAGCTCATCGCCGCAGGCGTTGCCGAGGTCAAGGTTCGCTCCGTGCTTACCTGCCAGACCCCGACCGGTGTGTGCGCTAAGTGCTATGGCAAGTCCATGGCTACCGGCAAGCTCGTTGATATCGGAGAGGCAGTGGGCATCGTCGCTGCTCAGTCCATTGGTGAGCCCGGTACCCAGCTGACAATGCGTACGTTCCACCAGGGTGGCGTCGGTGGTGACATCACCGGTGGTCTTCCTCGTGTCCAGGAGCTCTTCGAGGCTCGTGTTCCTAAGAATCGCGCTCCGATTGCTTCTGTGGCAGGTACCGTACACCTTGAGGATGAAGGTAACTTCTACACCCTCACCATCAACCCAGACGATGGGTCAGATGTTGTGGTCTACGAGAAGCTCTCCAAGCGTCAGGGTCTTGCTACCGTGCGGGTTCCTATGGAATCCAACCCGGGCGCCATGATCGAGCGCACCTTGTCAGAAGGCGACCACGTGAACGTGGGCGACCGTCTGCTACGCGGACCTGCTGATCCGCACGACGTGCTTGAGGTTCTTGGCCGCCGTGGTGTTGAGCAGCACCTCGTGGACGAGGTTCAGGACGTGTACCGCGCACAGGGTGTGGCTATCCACGATAAGCACATCGAGATCATCATTCGTCAGATGCTGCGCCGCGGCACCGTCATCGAGTCCGGCGCGACAGAGTTCCTTCCGGGTACTCTCGTTGACCTTTCGGAGGCCAAGGCCGCTAACGCTGAGGCTATTGCTGCTGGTGGACATCCCGCTGAGCTCCGTTCGGAGATCATGGGTATCACCAAGGCGTCGTTGGCTACCGAGTCGTGGCTGTCCGCTGCGTCCTTCCAGGAGACCACACGCGTGCTTACCGACGCCGCCATTAACAAGCGGTCCGATAAGCTGATCGGCCTCAAGGAGAACGTGATCATCGGTAAGCTGATCCCGGCGGGTACCGGTATTTCCCGTTACCGCAACATCTCCGTCAAACCGACTGAGGCAGCTCGCAATGCGGCTTACTCAATCCCAACGTATGGAGATTCCATCTATGGCGATGACAGCTACGGTGAATTCACCGGCGCTTCCGTGCCACTGGATGAGGCCTACGATCTCTAA
- a CDS encoding sensor histidine kinase: MKYFSALTRRIGAHGWIWDHGFWLQLITQILVGGFLFLMAVQNMMRPEGPHSALVYHSVVFILLWIGGGALFIGLLVQRARKILGLGIVIAALLLLALGPPLVAPLGYVVVCYQSWFISAYIQRHRWAWGIALVFGSAIGLTLIPLSNALRGKAFLTSHAVKEPNFWVGGAGVLIIIIISISLWWQIGLNTKRKNQALEELRAKAELAALAERNRIAREMHDIVAHSLTVVIAQADGGRYAGKKDPMIAIEALETISSVGRDALSQMRGLLTVLREATGEKDEREINATPGFAEIGRLIDEACSAGLQVNFSVYGEPVAVDESRGLTVFRVIQESLTNVLKHAGKTVVDVTLDWGVPKDKTLHISVDNAHGEALVNYKSDSVGRGLSGIKERALLHGGKATWGASLSNAGGWRVNVEIPL, from the coding sequence ATGAAATATTTTTCTGCACTCACACGGCGCATAGGTGCGCACGGATGGATCTGGGATCATGGATTCTGGCTGCAGCTCATAACTCAGATTCTTGTAGGAGGGTTCCTCTTCCTCATGGCTGTGCAGAACATGATGAGACCAGAGGGCCCTCATAGCGCGCTGGTCTATCACTCAGTAGTTTTTATTTTATTGTGGATTGGCGGGGGTGCGCTTTTCATAGGACTGCTTGTTCAGCGAGCTCGCAAGATCCTGGGCCTGGGGATTGTGATAGCTGCATTGCTACTTCTTGCCTTGGGTCCTCCGTTGGTGGCCCCTTTGGGCTATGTGGTCGTCTGCTATCAGTCTTGGTTTATTTCTGCCTATATTCAGCGGCATAGATGGGCGTGGGGAATAGCGCTTGTCTTTGGCAGCGCTATAGGCCTGACTTTGATTCCTCTGAGCAACGCGCTGCGGGGGAAAGCATTTCTTACCAGTCACGCGGTGAAAGAACCGAATTTTTGGGTTGGGGGAGCCGGGGTTCTAATTATTATCATCATCTCTATTTCTCTGTGGTGGCAGATAGGACTTAACACCAAGCGCAAGAATCAGGCGCTGGAGGAGCTGCGCGCTAAAGCTGAGCTGGCGGCGTTAGCAGAAAGAAATCGCATTGCGCGCGAGATGCACGACATTGTGGCACATTCTTTGACCGTAGTAATCGCGCAGGCAGACGGTGGGCGATACGCGGGGAAGAAAGACCCCATGATTGCTATTGAGGCACTAGAAACTATTTCCTCGGTAGGGCGCGACGCGCTATCACAAATGCGGGGTTTGCTTACTGTGTTGAGAGAGGCCACGGGTGAGAAAGACGAAAGAGAAATCAATGCGACGCCTGGTTTTGCTGAAATAGGCAGGCTTATAGATGAGGCCTGCTCCGCCGGTTTGCAAGTAAATTTTTCAGTGTATGGCGAGCCAGTAGCAGTAGATGAGTCACGTGGGCTGACGGTTTTCCGCGTTATCCAAGAGTCTCTGACCAATGTGCTCAAACACGCAGGAAAAACGGTGGTTGATGTTACTTTGGATTGGGGAGTACCCAAAGACAAAACTTTGCATATTTCAGTGGATAATGCGCACGGCGAGGCCTTGGTGAACTACAAGTCCGATTCTGTTGGACGCGGTTTATCAGGTATCAAAGAGCGTGCTTTGTTGCATGGTGGGAAGGCAACGTGGGGTGCGTCGTTAAGCAATGCCGGCGGCTGGCGCGTGAATGTTGAAATTCCGTTGTAG
- a CDS encoding response regulator yields the protein MINVGLVDDQQLVRAGFNMVLSSQDDIQIAWEANNGAEALERIEVEPVDVVLMDVQMPIMDGISATKELVTRGLMGPNDEPLRVIILTTFDSENYVMEAVENGASGFLLKDTAPEELIEAVRSVGEQSAVISPAATAKLFRRIRSGQTDKKPDGLKHINEDLIEPLTPRELEILELIAMGKSNAEIAAELFISLPTVKTHVGRVLTKTGSRDRVHAVLFAFKRGVVTQDALLDN from the coding sequence ATGATTAACGTAGGGCTTGTCGACGACCAGCAGCTGGTGCGAGCCGGATTTAATATGGTGCTTAGCTCGCAAGATGATATTCAGATTGCATGGGAAGCAAACAACGGGGCAGAAGCGTTGGAACGCATAGAAGTAGAACCTGTTGACGTTGTGTTAATGGATGTGCAGATGCCTATCATGGACGGCATATCTGCCACTAAAGAGCTGGTAACACGAGGCCTCATGGGGCCTAACGACGAGCCGCTTCGAGTGATTATCCTGACCACCTTTGATAGCGAAAATTACGTGATGGAAGCTGTGGAAAATGGAGCGTCAGGCTTCTTGCTTAAAGATACCGCACCGGAAGAGCTCATTGAGGCGGTCAGATCGGTGGGCGAACAAAGCGCGGTGATTAGCCCGGCGGCTACCGCCAAATTATTTCGGCGAATACGATCTGGGCAGACGGATAAGAAGCCCGATGGTCTTAAACATATAAATGAGGACCTCATTGAGCCGCTGACACCGCGTGAGTTAGAAATTCTTGAGTTGATTGCGATGGGTAAATCCAATGCAGAGATTGCCGCGGAACTCTTTATCTCTTTGCCAACAGTAAAGACGCACGTGGGAAGGGTTCTTACCAAAACTGGTTCGCGTGATCGAGTCCACGCGGTGTTGTTTGCTTTTAAACGCGGAGTGGTTACCCAAGATGCGCTTTTAGATAATTGA
- a CDS encoding ABC transporter permease subunit, producing MINALRSEITKLLTLRSTWVWAILLTGSLYGPVVLIGLFSGEVSDYDWGFALPGAMIFVMLAVSFSASAMAGEFNDRMHAQAFLTQPRRSLWFNARTLVISGFLLINYLVGVGLIYLVFLVFPKITLVNEKTVLILVDGVLFLVFSFIAIGVAALTRNRVAAMAVPLAWFLAIERLITVAASQIAAFMPLWLVTPGERVSQLAKYGKDNAEFSSIGWDFMDVQPLGYNIGIIVAWTVVSLLLGLWVNAKRDVR from the coding sequence ATGATAAATGCTTTGCGCTCAGAAATAACCAAATTATTAACGTTACGCAGCACCTGGGTATGGGCGATTCTCCTTACCGGCTCACTCTACGGCCCCGTCGTGCTCATAGGCCTGTTTAGCGGCGAGGTTTCAGACTATGACTGGGGATTTGCCCTTCCCGGCGCGATGATCTTTGTAATGCTGGCTGTATCTTTTAGCGCTTCAGCCATGGCGGGGGAGTTCAATGATCGGATGCACGCCCAAGCCTTCTTAACTCAACCACGGCGCAGCCTGTGGTTTAATGCACGAACACTCGTGATATCAGGCTTTCTTCTGATCAACTACCTAGTGGGAGTGGGGCTTATCTACCTGGTTTTTCTTGTCTTTCCTAAGATCACATTGGTAAATGAAAAAACCGTGTTGATCCTGGTGGATGGCGTGTTATTCCTGGTATTTAGCTTTATCGCGATAGGCGTAGCTGCTCTGACTCGTAACCGAGTTGCTGCCATGGCAGTACCACTTGCCTGGTTCTTAGCCATCGAGCGCCTGATCACCGTAGCTGCATCACAGATCGCTGCATTTATGCCATTATGGCTAGTAACTCCTGGAGAGCGCGTCAGTCAGCTAGCCAAGTATGGAAAAGACAACGCTGAGTTTTCCTCCATTGGGTGGGACTTTATGGATGTACAACCGTTGGGCTACAACATAGGCATTATCGTGGCCTGGACCGTTGTGTCACTACTCCTAGGGCTATGGGTCAACGCGAAAAGAGACGTCCGCTAG
- a CDS encoding TIGR03943 family putative permease subunit, with protein sequence MNIGQSHTGPAKGTAVGAFVIAALGVLLLTESITGGINNYLQPAFRPWTLLSGVLLIGLGCWSIYSARRYPCSHSPMHTTSWLLLIPVILVALCAPTALGAASLRYTAESTSATVRRNSLDDLAMEPLRGYGTNEITLEELTARFLRSDNTSMLAKTVSVAGFASRSIDGTWRLSRYKIFCCAADAMAYTASLAGATELVEDEWYEITAEVIAPPEGFNPQFPVLKVDRATQIPQPEQPYL encoded by the coding sequence ATGAATATTGGGCAGTCACACACGGGACCAGCCAAGGGCACTGCCGTTGGCGCTTTTGTGATTGCAGCTCTTGGGGTGCTGCTGCTTACGGAGTCAATAACCGGGGGCATTAACAACTACCTTCAACCGGCCTTTCGCCCTTGGACCTTATTGAGCGGTGTGCTGTTGATAGGACTTGGCTGCTGGAGCATATATAGCGCACGCCGGTATCCGTGTTCGCATTCTCCCATGCACACTACTTCCTGGCTGCTGTTGATCCCAGTGATACTCGTAGCGCTTTGCGCACCGACTGCGCTGGGGGCGGCGTCGTTACGCTATACCGCGGAAAGTACCAGTGCGACAGTACGGAGAAACTCTTTAGATGATCTAGCAATGGAACCATTGCGTGGCTATGGCACAAACGAGATCACTCTAGAGGAGCTCACGGCGCGGTTTTTGCGTTCAGATAATACGTCGATGCTTGCTAAGACTGTGTCTGTGGCGGGGTTTGCTTCGCGCTCGATAGACGGCACATGGCGGCTTAGCCGATATAAGATTTTTTGTTGTGCCGCAGATGCGATGGCTTATACCGCATCATTGGCGGGGGCAACAGAACTCGTAGAAGACGAGTGGTATGAGATCACCGCCGAGGTCATAGCTCCGCCAGAAGGCTTTAACCCCCAGTTCCCTGTACTTAAAGTGGACCGCGCTACACAAATCCCGCAGCCGGAGCAGCCTTACTTATGA
- a CDS encoding permease, which produces MRKGLGQYGAVAALLILIALFIFGPLIQLHGIAEAWAQISIAIILQAIPFLILGVIISGFIEVFVPEAAFRRLPRSQHLAVPTAAASGMLLPACECASVPITQSLIRRGVPPAAALAFLLASPAINPVVLVSTAVAFGGDTRMMLARFVASLSAAVLVGWIWISGRAELSSGESRSHEHQHHAPSAWERLRESFLHDLLNAGGYLVLGALLAGMLKLFIPRDWFLVLGDKPVLACLAMAVLAVLLALCSEADAFIAASFTMMPPTAQLVFLVVGPMVDVKLMAMQRGAWGNGFIARFVPLTFAVALLTAIGVGALFFGDI; this is translated from the coding sequence ATGAGGAAGGGACTTGGCCAGTACGGAGCGGTTGCAGCTCTTTTGATTCTTATCGCATTGTTCATCTTTGGGCCGTTGATTCAACTGCATGGCATAGCAGAGGCATGGGCGCAGATAAGCATTGCGATCATATTGCAAGCGATTCCTTTTCTTATCCTCGGGGTGATCATTTCAGGATTCATCGAGGTATTTGTTCCTGAGGCAGCTTTTCGACGCCTACCACGATCCCAACACCTCGCCGTTCCCACAGCGGCCGCCTCCGGGATGCTGCTCCCAGCCTGTGAATGCGCATCAGTGCCGATCACCCAGTCTCTTATCCGCAGAGGAGTACCCCCTGCTGCGGCTCTCGCCTTCCTCCTTGCCAGTCCCGCGATTAATCCGGTAGTGCTGGTATCCACTGCGGTTGCTTTTGGCGGAGACACTCGTATGATGCTTGCCAGATTTGTGGCTTCCCTTAGCGCAGCGGTGTTAGTGGGGTGGATATGGATTAGCGGGCGTGCGGAGCTATCTTCTGGAGAATCCCGCTCACACGAGCATCAGCATCATGCGCCCTCCGCATGGGAACGATTGAGAGAATCTTTTCTCCACGACCTCCTCAACGCTGGAGGCTACCTTGTCCTGGGAGCCTTGCTCGCAGGGATGCTTAAGCTCTTTATCCCCAGGGATTGGTTTCTCGTTCTTGGTGATAAGCCCGTGCTTGCCTGTCTAGCTATGGCGGTATTGGCTGTGCTCCTTGCCTTATGTTCCGAGGCGGATGCGTTTATCGCGGCTTCTTTCACCATGATGCCACCCACAGCCCAGCTCGTATTTTTAGTAGTTGGGCCGATGGTGGACGTCAAACTTATGGCGATGCAACGCGGCGCATGGGGTAATGGTTTTATTGCGCGTTTTGTCCCGCTTACCTTTGCGGTCGCGTTACTTACAGCGATAGGAGTCGGCGCGCTGTTCTTTGGTGATATTTAA
- a CDS encoding anaerobic ribonucleoside-triphosphate reductase activating protein: MSAPTLQKRLLNQTAAELPIAGIIPFSATDWPGKLVAAAFTQGCPLRCVYCHNSQLQAFTPGAHSLAEFLSLLSSRHGLIDAAVISGGEPTAVRGLGDAIAAIHNIGFPVGIHTCGYAPSRIAELLRDPATTPDWVGLDIKALPRHMREVTGCSPRVATAVWDSLRILQESEIDVTLRTTLWEGSVIEQNIDELRSVVKNRSMDSSVELVIQHARAADGSPWTPDCCF, translated from the coding sequence ATGAGCGCACCTACTTTGCAGAAACGCTTGCTTAATCAAACAGCTGCCGAGCTGCCAATTGCGGGGATCATTCCTTTCTCTGCAACTGACTGGCCAGGAAAGCTGGTGGCGGCGGCCTTTACACAGGGCTGCCCCCTACGGTGTGTGTATTGCCATAATTCGCAGTTACAGGCCTTCACACCCGGCGCGCACTCGCTTGCGGAGTTTCTCTCCCTCTTGAGCTCTAGGCATGGGCTTATCGACGCCGCCGTCATCTCAGGCGGCGAGCCCACCGCAGTCCGTGGTCTAGGAGATGCTATTGCGGCTATTCATAACATCGGTTTTCCCGTGGGGATACACACCTGTGGTTATGCCCCAAGCCGCATTGCGGAACTGCTACGAGACCCTGCTACAACTCCAGACTGGGTTGGACTAGATATCAAGGCACTACCCAGGCATATGCGTGAGGTCACGGGCTGCTCTCCTCGGGTAGCAACCGCTGTCTGGGACTCGCTGCGGATTCTGCAAGAATCCGAGATTGATGTGACACTCCGGACCACTCTGTGGGAGGGCTCTGTCATTGAGCAAAACATCGACGAGCTACGTTCTGTGGTTAAGAATCGCAGCATGGATTCATCCGTGGAGCTCGTCATTCAACATGCACGGGCTGCTGATGGAAGTCCGTGGACACCTGATTGCTGCTTTTAA